ATCTTAATCGCATTCTTTTTGTGATACGCAACATCAATCAGTTAATTGTTCGAGAAAAAGATGAAGCCCCGCTACTATTAAAGAGTTGCCGATACATCGCCGAATCCGGCGATTTTAACTTTGCCTGGATTGTAAAATTGGATGAGAGTTCGAATATCGATTTAATTTATACCGATAAAAACCAGCCTCTGCCTTTAATAAAAAATTTGATTAAAGAATGGATTGATCGCACCATCCAGAACCAGCAGATCATACAATTCTTTAAAAGTGATTTGCCAATTAACGGCTGCCGCAACTTTGTGGTCAGTTTGTTAAAATATGAAGAACAGGTTTTCGGCAGCCTGGTCGTGGGTTTGAAACCCGGATTAATGCTATCTGACGAGGAAACCGAATTATTTATTGAAATGACAACAGATATTGCCTACGCGCTGCATGTAAATCAACTGGAAAAACAGGCGCAGATTGTGCGCAGCAGTATCGAAGTAATCAATAAAAAGTTGGAAGGCAAAACCTCCGCCGAAATTCTGGAATCGTTGGTTAAAAATATGGCCAGCGTTTTAAATACGGAATATGTGGTTATCGGTAAAATCGATGCGAATAATCATGATGTAATCAATACGCTGATGGTTTATGATCACGGTAAGATTGCTAAAAATTTTTCATACACTTTAAAAGGTTCGCCGAGCGAGCGGATTTTAAAAAAGGGAACGCATTCGTTTAAAAAAGATGTTTGCAAATATTTCCCGGATGATGTTTTGTTAAACCAGTGGGGTGCCAACGGTTACCTGGGTACGCCCATTATTTCCAGCGATGGTAAAAAGCTGGGCGTATTTCTTGCTTTTAGTAGAGATGAAATTGCCCTGGCATCAAAACTGCAACACATCCTGGAGTTCTTTGCAGGCCGCATCGGACTGGAGATGCAGCGCATGGAAGCGGAAGAGCGCCTTAAGCAAAGCGAAATTAAATATCGCAATATTTTTGAAAATACGCCGTTTGGAATTTACCAGACCAGCCCCGACGGACGCGTACTGGAAGCGAATCCGGCCCTTTTAAACATGCTGGGCTTCGATTCTCTGGAAGAGTTGCAAAAAAGAGACATTAATAAAGAAGGCTATCCTGAATCCAACGGCAGAAAGAAATTTTTAGAAAAGATACTAAACGCCAGAGGTTATATTGTTCACGAAGATGTCTGGCTGAAAAAGGACGGCAGCCCGCTCTTTGTTCGCGAAAAAGCCCGGGCCGTACGAGATGAACAGGGAAACGTGCTGTATTTCGAAGGCACCGTGGAAGATATTTCTGACCGGAAGGCCAAAGAAGAGGAAATCCTCTACCAATCTCAGTTGATTGCGGCGGCGCAGGATCCGATTATCGCCATAGACCTTGAATATCGCATTACCTATTGGAACAAAAGCGCTGAACACTTTTATGGGTACAAAGAAGAGGATGTAAAAGGCAAAAAGATAGCTGATATTCTCCATATAAACCTGCCAATTAAAAAGTTGCTAAGGATTAAAAATGAAGTTCTGAAAAACGGATTCTGGAGAGGAGAAGTCGGGATATTTAAAAAGACTAAAGAATTAGCTCATGTCGATATGTCCCTGAGCTTATTATACGATTCGGAAGGGGAGCCGCGGGCCATTGTTGGAATACACAGAGATATCAGCGAGACGGTAAAATATCGCGAGGCCATTAAAGCCAGCGAAGAGAGTTATCGGGGATTGTACAACGCGGTTCAAGAAGCCATTTATATTCAAAACCCGGATGGCACCTTTCTGGATGTTAACGATGGCGCCGTGAAGATGTACGGCTATCCGCGTAGTTATTTTGTGGGAAAAACGCCTGTCGATCTCTCTGCTCCTGAGAAAAACGACATGTCCATGGTTCTAAAAAAATTTAAAAAAGCACTGCAGGGCGAGCCGCAAATGTTTGAGTTCTGGGGCAAGCGCGCCAACGGAGAAATATTCCCCAAAATTGTTCGTCTTTACAAAAGCAAATATTTCGGAAAAGATGTGGTCATAGCGCTGGCCCTTGATGTGACCGAACAGAAGCGGGCGGAAGAAGAACTGCGGAAGCTGAGCGCGGCGGTGGAGCAAAGCCCGGATTCCATCGTTATTACCGATGTTAATGGCATAATCGAATATGTAAATCCTAAGCTGTGTGAGGTTACCGGCTACTCCAGAGAAGAACTGATGGGCAAAACCCCGGCCGTATTTAAATCGGGACAACATCCTCAGGTCATTTATGAAGAACTATGGAAGACGATTAAATCCGGCAAGATATGGAAGGGAGAGCTACAGAACAAACGGAAAGATGGCTCCCTGTTCTGGGAGAGTGTAATCATCAGCCCTCTGTTTAATGAAAAAGGGGAAATAACGCAATTCCTGGGCCTGAAGCAGGATATCACCGCGCAAAAGGAACTGGAAGAAGAAAAGAAGCGGCTGGAAAAACACCTGCAACAAAAGCAACGGCTGGAAACCATCGGCACTCTGGCAGGAGGCATCGCTCACGACTTCAATAATATTTTAACCCCTATTTTAGGATATGCTGAGATGATTAAAATGGCCCATGCCCAGGATCAGAAGCTTAAAGGCCAGGTGGAGCAAATCATTAAAGCCTCGCTGCGCGCCCGCGACCTTATTCAGCAAATTTTGATGTTTTCACGACAGCTGGATGATGAGCCCAAGCCCATACTCCTGCAAAATATAGTCAACGAAGCCTATCATCTCTTACGCGCATCCATCCCCAGAACCATCGAGTTGATTCGTAAAATCGATAAAAATTGTAAGCCTGTTCTGGGCGACCCGGCCAAGCTGCACCAGGTTTTTATGAACCTGTGCACAAACGCCTATCAGGCCATGGAAACAACGGGCGGCACATTGACCATCGAATTGAAGTCGGTAATACCAGATGAAGAGATGATTAATCGCTATCCCTCCCTCAGCTCAAAGCCCTATGTTTGTTTAACGGTTTCTGATACGGGCATTGGAATGGACGCGCCAACCATGGAAAGAATTTTTGAACCGTTTTTTACCACTAAAGAAGTGGGACGCGGAACGGGGCTGGGGCTATCTGTTGTGCATGGCATCGTAAAAAATTATGGCGGTGAAATAATCGTCGAGAGCAGTAAAGGCGTGGGAACTACTTTTCACGTATTTTTACCGGCGGCTGATTTGCCGGAAAAGGAAGAAGCCAATCAAAACGCGGAAATCCCAACAGGCCACGAAAAAATCCTGCTGGTGGATGATGAATCCATGGTGCTGGATTTGCAGAAAAATATATTGGAATATCTGGGCTATGAGGTAGAATCTTTTTCCGATCCACTGCAAGCGCTTAAATGCTTCGAAGAGGACGGCAAGCGCTTTAATTTACTCATAACCGATTTAACCATGCCCCATTTAACCGGCATTGAACTGGCGCAGAAGATCCGTCAACTGGATGACAGCCTGCCGATTATTTTGCTAACCGGCTACAGCGAGGAGTTAACGCCTACCTTAAAAGAAAAATACGGCATTAAAGAAGTGCTGATGAAGCCGGTGAGCGCCGCCCAACTGGCCCAGGCGGTGCGAAGCGTTTTGTAAGGATGATGGAGGAATGGTATTGCTCGCCTTTCTCCCTGCCACTGTTGAGCAGGTAAATAGTGTAAAAATTGATTGGTTGAATAGGTGTATGGTCATCGACCTTGCGGAAAAAGCGCCAGTCCACGTTTTTGCAGAGCCAAAGATTTTTATCTGGATTTTAAATCAATGATTCTTTCTCTTGTACAAAGCTAAATGCTCGCCAGAGTTGAATTGTTCAAGAAAATCCTTTGCCCTTATAGTTGGAGGATCACCGGCCTGTCATGCCACAGCGATGAGAATGCCTTACAGCGTTATCTAGATAAGACTGTAAGGCACTGGTTGCCTGCACTGGCTGCTTGCACTGGCTGCTTGCACTGGTTGCCTGCACTGGTTGCCTGCACTGGTTGCTTAAATCCCTGCGGAAATTTTTTGGGTTGCGGCTTTGCGGCATTGTTAAAGAAAAACATGCATTGAATGCATTTGAATCTTATCTTATCGGAAAAAGTTTTCTTAATTGTTTTAGGAGTATGTGATGCAAGTAGAACTCTATTCCCATGGAGCGGCACAGGAAGTTACCGGCTCAAAACATTTTATCAAAGTT
This sequence is a window from Caldithrix abyssi DSM 13497. Protein-coding genes within it:
- a CDS encoding PAS domain S-box protein — translated: MAFRFIEGENRLLKILIERAGEDDSIRSALLILNSMPGVTGSYAYIKCLKTNFEFTEGEPPPELDNEAIHFQLQTLKTIKPPSEAKHSKEMLSLIPLARDYLVGVLAITHNDSFTAYLNKNWQLLKIVFERLGVAFFVRKIGFCLDQKIFERLSRVTQELLIVLDRNGIVQYVNEAVLKLSSYSREQINGKHISLFFPKEHVAHILKPFHKALKNKSSYFYHESTFITDDGQTIPVELVALSFEEHPESEHIILVARNISEKKQLLKQLQTQNQNLQTTLKSIGDVVITTDRELIVTFLNERALQIWGKNAVSRIGKPITDLFVSKKTPAKAEKIKNLIKEVLQSNEIKLLEEIIEIGTEENEYRFIVQSIAPIKDSNSAEALGAVIVMHDVTELYALQKELDYRRQQLDNLMNNLPLVIYQGLNDKNLTMKFLSKGIYDLTGYSPEELLDNHKVKYADLIVPEDLKRKLSEVRRALKSNRPFQSVYRIITRSGEIKWVWERGRKVRYEKGGFLIEGFLADITEKQQAQEQIAHLNRILFVIRNINQLIVREKDEAPLLLKSCRYIAESGDFNFAWIVKLDESSNIDLIYTDKNQPLPLIKNLIKEWIDRTIQNQQIIQFFKSDLPINGCRNFVVSLLKYEEQVFGSLVVGLKPGLMLSDEETELFIEMTTDIAYALHVNQLEKQAQIVRSSIEVINKKLEGKTSAEILESLVKNMASVLNTEYVVIGKIDANNHDVINTLMVYDHGKIAKNFSYTLKGSPSERILKKGTHSFKKDVCKYFPDDVLLNQWGANGYLGTPIISSDGKKLGVFLAFSRDEIALASKLQHILEFFAGRIGLEMQRMEAEERLKQSEIKYRNIFENTPFGIYQTSPDGRVLEANPALLNMLGFDSLEELQKRDINKEGYPESNGRKKFLEKILNARGYIVHEDVWLKKDGSPLFVREKARAVRDEQGNVLYFEGTVEDISDRKAKEEEILYQSQLIAAAQDPIIAIDLEYRITYWNKSAEHFYGYKEEDVKGKKIADILHINLPIKKLLRIKNEVLKNGFWRGEVGIFKKTKELAHVDMSLSLLYDSEGEPRAIVGIHRDISETVKYREAIKASEESYRGLYNAVQEAIYIQNPDGTFLDVNDGAVKMYGYPRSYFVGKTPVDLSAPEKNDMSMVLKKFKKALQGEPQMFEFWGKRANGEIFPKIVRLYKSKYFGKDVVIALALDVTEQKRAEEELRKLSAAVEQSPDSIVITDVNGIIEYVNPKLCEVTGYSREELMGKTPAVFKSGQHPQVIYEELWKTIKSGKIWKGELQNKRKDGSLFWESVIISPLFNEKGEITQFLGLKQDITAQKELEEEKKRLEKHLQQKQRLETIGTLAGGIAHDFNNILTPILGYAEMIKMAHAQDQKLKGQVEQIIKASLRARDLIQQILMFSRQLDDEPKPILLQNIVNEAYHLLRASIPRTIELIRKIDKNCKPVLGDPAKLHQVFMNLCTNAYQAMETTGGTLTIELKSVIPDEEMINRYPSLSSKPYVCLTVSDTGIGMDAPTMERIFEPFFTTKEVGRGTGLGLSVVHGIVKNYGGEIIVESSKGVGTTFHVFLPAADLPEKEEANQNAEIPTGHEKILLVDDESMVLDLQKNILEYLGYEVESFSDPLQALKCFEEDGKRFNLLITDLTMPHLTGIELAQKIRQLDDSLPIILLTGYSEELTPTLKEKYGIKEVLMKPVSAAQLAQAVRSVL